Proteins from one Maniola hyperantus chromosome 25, iAphHyp1.2, whole genome shotgun sequence genomic window:
- the LOC117993881 gene encoding deubiquitinase DESI2 isoform X1, with amino-acid sequence MKKCDACRNRSDRGAPDRPGDDRDPLLNTPAILQEEPHDLPNLTCGICTMFPSCMSLLPRRHEPRPPRPGQAPVVLNVYDMYWTNWYTAGAGVGVFHSGVQVHSSEWAYGGHPYAFTGVFEITPRDERELGEQFRFRQSVHIGYTSFSEEEVRRLVTELGKQFRGDRYHLMNNNCNHFTSAFCLALCDRDIPAWVNRLAYVSSCVPFLQRCLPKEWLTPAALQHSLAAHSRSSSPATPSTPQ; translated from the exons ATGAAGAAATGCGATGCCTGCCGTAACCGTTCCGATCGGGGGGCTCCGGACCGGCCCGGAGACGACCGGGACCCCCTCCTAAACACTCCTGCCATCTTGCAGGAGGAGCCCCACGATTTACCCAACTTA ACGTGCGGCATCTGCACGATGTTTCCGTCGTGCATGTCGCTGCTGCCGCGCCGCCACGAGCCGCGACCGCCGCGGCCGGGCCAGGCGCCTGTCGTGCTCAACGTGTACGACATGTACTGGACCAACTG GTACACAGCAGGTGCGGGCGTGGGAGTGTTCCACAGTGGGGTACAAGTGCACAGCTCGGAGTGGGCGTACGGCGGGCACCCGTACGCGTTCACGGGCGTGTTCGAGATCACGCCGCGCGACGAGCGGGAGCTGGGCGAACAGTTTCGGTTCAg ACAAAGTGTTCACATAGGCTACACGAGCTTCAGCGAAGAGGAAGTAAGACGGCTGGTCACAGAACTGGGCAAACAGTTCCGAGGTGACAG GTACCACCTCATGAACAATAATTGTAATCACTTCACGTCCGCGTTTTGtttg GCACTATGCGACCGGGACATCCCCGCGTGGGTCAATCGGCTCGCGTACGTCAGTTCCTGTGTACCCTTCCTACAGCGCTGCTTGCCAAA AGAGTGGCTGACTCCGGCGGCGTTGCAACACTCCCTGGCGGCGCACTCGCGGTCGTCTTCGCCCGCCACGCCCTCCACGCCGCAATAG
- the LOC117993881 gene encoding deubiquitinase DESI2 isoform X2 produces MFPSCMSLLPRRHEPRPPRPGQAPVVLNVYDMYWTNWYTAGAGVGVFHSGVQVHSSEWAYGGHPYAFTGVFEITPRDERELGEQFRFRQSVHIGYTSFSEEEVRRLVTELGKQFRGDRYHLMNNNCNHFTSAFCLALCDRDIPAWVNRLAYVSSCVPFLQRCLPKEWLTPAALQHSLAAHSRSSSPATPSTPQ; encoded by the exons ATGTTTCCGTCGTGCATGTCGCTGCTGCCGCGCCGCCACGAGCCGCGACCGCCGCGGCCGGGCCAGGCGCCTGTCGTGCTCAACGTGTACGACATGTACTGGACCAACTG GTACACAGCAGGTGCGGGCGTGGGAGTGTTCCACAGTGGGGTACAAGTGCACAGCTCGGAGTGGGCGTACGGCGGGCACCCGTACGCGTTCACGGGCGTGTTCGAGATCACGCCGCGCGACGAGCGGGAGCTGGGCGAACAGTTTCGGTTCAg ACAAAGTGTTCACATAGGCTACACGAGCTTCAGCGAAGAGGAAGTAAGACGGCTGGTCACAGAACTGGGCAAACAGTTCCGAGGTGACAG GTACCACCTCATGAACAATAATTGTAATCACTTCACGTCCGCGTTTTGtttg GCACTATGCGACCGGGACATCCCCGCGTGGGTCAATCGGCTCGCGTACGTCAGTTCCTGTGTACCCTTCCTACAGCGCTGCTTGCCAAA AGAGTGGCTGACTCCGGCGGCGTTGCAACACTCCCTGGCGGCGCACTCGCGGTCGTCTTCGCCCGCCACGCCCTCCACGCCGCAATAG